A genome region from Natronobeatus ordinarius includes the following:
- a CDS encoding molybdopterin-containing oxidoreductase family protein encodes MSLDVTEKETDEGVSRRTVLKSFALAAAATGVGVGGAQYFSQTGSAGQSLEFDVEEVSTACWIGKQDCTMRATVVNDRVVQLRPEPNDEVIDGICPKGASTVADLYDPYRIKQPLKRVGGEKGEEGEFEPISWEQAAEEIAAELGPMLEDDPRRVHFQIGRVKGAEWHMDGWVAALEETYGEGVNVRGHGNVCATGNKMALSRMGAGFSSPEPDFDNTDFFLNWGWNATQAGGPHLCNTTYSREMAEGYEDGMEVAVLDPQRRGAGQWCDEWMPIEPGTDLAFFLAMSNVLLEEGYVDEWFLTNTTNAPCLVYTEGENEGQIARADDAEDPVESVLWTEGELVYDEEAGEIVPHEETLPEDPHDPTAVGTAALRVDEDLEVDGDAVRPAFELFEEHVADYTPEWAAEITDLPAQQIRRVARKWGEKARIGATTTVDVDGERRQVPYRPVSMSLYHVSQQELGPTAMQAGMMPLFLVGAVETVGASRTGYFNAPDPSNREHVRAQAFDPEEALSWEPDGPDLEGTYFHPDANGAYARVPHVLNNPDEYNLPHDPSEMACVVCYANPLAGAPNRERSREGYSQYGTVIAVDPFMSDTAAYTADYVLPTTTVDKNENAKGGMSNTHYTSSTRTAPIPQLWECRDEGDIFKELADALGAGDSYVEFVNDAFELEDADAFESVDDLTVEACLDRSPRYGEEYRDGPQSVERPLTERYWALMPVSEHLDEDVHRTEYSLFGFKWQFYLESFELLGRNVREGFEAEYGDDAVDQFPYIQDITGFAQWREPTMWNSPEEYDLTLFDYKQIEHKQSRTAQNALLNELAPKNHVRMNPRDAAEIGVSDGDRVRIESHNAVTGDTYELEGDLMVLEGIKPGTIAIPYGNDTHTKHPNVKALDEGANPNDLFDSTEGYCSWSADQSFHIRVNVEPAGGDGA; translated from the coding sequence ATGAGTCTGGACGTCACCGAGAAAGAGACAGACGAGGGCGTCTCGAGGCGCACGGTGTTGAAGTCGTTCGCGCTCGCCGCGGCCGCGACCGGCGTCGGCGTCGGCGGCGCGCAGTACTTCAGCCAGACGGGAAGCGCCGGCCAGTCACTCGAGTTCGACGTCGAGGAGGTGTCGACGGCCTGCTGGATCGGCAAGCAGGACTGTACGATGCGAGCGACGGTCGTGAACGACCGCGTCGTCCAGCTGCGACCCGAACCGAACGACGAGGTGATCGACGGCATCTGTCCGAAGGGTGCGTCGACGGTCGCCGACCTCTACGATCCGTACCGGATCAAACAGCCGCTCAAGCGCGTCGGCGGCGAGAAGGGCGAGGAAGGCGAATTCGAGCCGATCTCCTGGGAACAGGCCGCCGAGGAGATCGCAGCCGAGCTCGGACCGATGCTCGAGGACGACCCCCGCCGCGTCCACTTCCAGATCGGGCGCGTGAAAGGTGCGGAGTGGCACATGGACGGCTGGGTCGCCGCGCTCGAGGAGACCTACGGCGAGGGGGTCAACGTCCGTGGGCACGGCAACGTCTGTGCCACGGGCAACAAGATGGCACTCAGCCGCATGGGTGCTGGGTTCTCCTCGCCCGAACCCGACTTCGACAACACCGACTTTTTCCTGAACTGGGGCTGGAACGCCACGCAGGCAGGTGGGCCACACCTCTGCAACACCACGTACTCGAGGGAGATGGCCGAGGGGTACGAAGACGGCATGGAGGTCGCCGTGCTCGACCCCCAGCGCCGCGGTGCGGGCCAGTGGTGTGACGAGTGGATGCCGATCGAACCCGGCACCGACCTGGCCTTCTTCCTCGCGATGAGCAACGTGTTGCTCGAGGAGGGCTACGTCGACGAGTGGTTCCTCACGAACACCACCAACGCCCCGTGTCTGGTCTACACGGAAGGCGAGAACGAAGGCCAGATCGCCCGCGCCGACGACGCCGAAGACCCCGTCGAATCGGTGCTCTGGACCGAAGGCGAACTCGTCTACGACGAGGAGGCTGGCGAGATCGTGCCCCACGAGGAGACGCTGCCCGAGGACCCCCACGATCCGACGGCGGTCGGCACCGCCGCGCTCCGGGTCGACGAGGACCTCGAGGTCGACGGCGACGCGGTCCGTCCCGCCTTCGAACTGTTCGAAGAGCACGTCGCCGACTACACGCCGGAGTGGGCGGCCGAGATCACCGACCTCCCCGCCCAGCAGATCCGGCGGGTCGCCCGAAAGTGGGGCGAGAAGGCACGCATCGGCGCGACCACGACGGTCGACGTCGACGGCGAACGACGGCAGGTACCCTACCGGCCGGTCTCGATGTCGCTGTACCACGTCAGCCAGCAGGAACTCGGCCCGACCGCGATGCAGGCGGGGATGATGCCGCTGTTTCTCGTCGGTGCAGTCGAGACGGTCGGCGCCAGCCGAACGGGCTACTTCAACGCGCCGGACCCCTCCAACAGAGAACACGTCCGCGCGCAGGCGTTCGACCCCGAGGAGGCGCTCTCCTGGGAACCGGACGGCCCGGACCTCGAGGGCACGTACTTTCACCCGGACGCCAACGGGGCGTACGCCAGGGTTCCACACGTCCTCAACAACCCCGACGAGTACAACCTCCCGCACGATCCGTCGGAGATGGCCTGCGTCGTCTGTTACGCGAACCCGCTCGCGGGTGCCCCCAACAGGGAGCGATCCAGGGAGGGCTACTCCCAGTACGGGACGGTCATCGCGGTCGATCCCTTCATGAGCGACACGGCAGCGTACACCGCCGACTACGTGTTGCCGACGACGACCGTCGACAAGAACGAGAACGCCAAAGGCGGGATGAGCAACACCCACTACACGAGTTCGACGCGGACGGCCCCGATCCCACAGCTGTGGGAGTGCCGCGACGAGGGTGACATCTTCAAGGAGCTCGCCGACGCGCTCGGTGCCGGCGACAGCTACGTCGAGTTCGTCAACGACGCGTTCGAACTCGAGGACGCGGACGCCTTCGAGAGCGTCGACGACCTCACCGTCGAGGCGTGTCTCGACCGCTCGCCCCGCTACGGCGAGGAGTACCGCGACGGCCCACAGAGCGTCGAACGACCGCTTACCGAGCGCTACTGGGCGCTCATGCCGGTCTCCGAGCACCTCGACGAGGACGTCCACCGGACCGAGTACAGTCTCTTTGGCTTCAAGTGGCAGTTCTACCTCGAGTCGTTCGAACTCCTCGGACGGAACGTCCGCGAGGGCTTCGAGGCGGAGTACGGCGACGACGCTGTCGATCAGTTCCCGTACATCCAGGACATCACCGGCTTCGCACAGTGGCGCGAGCCCACGATGTGGAACTCCCCGGAGGAGTACGACCTCACCCTGTTCGACTACAAACAGATCGAACACAAGCAGTCCCGGACCGCACAGAACGCGCTGCTCAACGAACTCGCGCCGAAGAACCACGTCCGGATGAATCCGCGGGACGCGGCGGAGATCGGCGTTTCCGACGGCGACCGCGTCCGTATCGAGAGTCACAACGCGGTCACCGGCGACACGTACGAACTCGAGGGCGACCTGATGGTACTCGAGGGAATCAAACCGGGAACGATCGCGATTCCCTACGGAAACGACACCCACACCAAACACCCGAACGTGAAAGCACTCGACGAGGGGGCGAACCCCAACGACCTGTTCGACTCGACGGAAGGCTACTGTTCCTGGTCGGCCGACCAGTCGTTCCACATCCGTGTGAACGTCGAGCCCGCCGGGGGTGATGGTGCATGA
- a CDS encoding winged helix-turn-helix domain-containing protein: MSDSDERSTGPADCSFVLSEEQVDELSDRSVDEEIEIFSTLGSETRYRILLILDAAEKPVCVCELEPYLEVGQSSISQSLSQLRKDGLVSRTKEGRWRYYEPTPLAERLIQTVRDRHGVDAPVPGF, from the coding sequence ATGAGTGATAGCGACGAACGATCGACCGGTCCCGCCGACTGTTCATTCGTCCTCTCCGAGGAGCAGGTCGATGAGCTGTCGGACCGATCGGTCGACGAGGAGATCGAGATCTTCTCTACACTGGGCAGCGAAACCCGGTATCGGATTCTGCTGATCCTCGACGCAGCCGAGAAGCCGGTCTGCGTCTGTGAACTCGAGCCGTACCTCGAGGTCGGACAGAGCAGCATCAGCCAGTCGCTGTCGCAGCTTCGAAAGGACGGGCTCGTCTCCCGGACGAAAGAGGGACGGTGGCGATACTACGAGCCGACCCCGCTCGCAGAGCGGCTCATTCAGACCGTCAGGGACAGACACGGCGTCGACGCGCCGGTTCCCGGTTTCTGA